The Calditrichota bacterium genomic interval TCATAAAAATTTTTAGACCGTGATTTTTAAAGCGAGCCTCAATTTTATTTAATTCCGGAATTTCTTTCATGCACGGTTTGCACCAGGTGGCAAAAAAACTGATGATGATCACGTGCTGTTTTTTTAACCTTATTGGCGGGCGAAGCTTACCGCAAAAATCACGCAGATAAACATAATTTCCATCAAGAGATTTGAGGACAAATGTTGGGGCAGGGTCGCCGATTTTTAGATTTTTGGTTTGCGAATGAGCGAGGCTGGCCAAACCAATCGAAAAGTAAAGAATAAAAAACAAGATCAACTTTCTTTGGGGCTGCTTCATTCTGTGGAATCCTCCGAAAATGTTTTTAGGAAAAAAATTGTCCTGATAACCTTTCTAATTTATTCCTCACAAAAAAATTGCGGGGCTCATTCAAAAATAAAAAAACGCGCTTGACTCAGCACCCCAATTTATCGGGACGCCAAATAGAAACGAGACATCCGCAAAACCCTTGACAGGCTTCAGGCTTATAACCACTTCTTTCTTCTAAAATAAACTAACATAATCACTGCAATGACCAACATGACGAACAAAGCGGCCGGATAGCCCCAATGCCAGCGCACTTCCGGCATATACTTGAAATTCATGCCATAAATACCGGCGATAAAAGTCAGCGGGATAAAAATTGTCGCAATAATCGTCAAGACTTTCATTATTTCATTCATGCGATTGCTCACGCTGGAAAGATAAATGTCCATCATCGCCGCCAGAATATCGCGATAGTTTTCCATGGTATCAATAATCTGCACCGTGTGATCGTACACGTCGCGAATGTAAATTTGCGTGGATTGATTGACAATTCTTGACTCGATTCGCTCAAAACGGCTGATCACATCGCGCAGGGGCCAGACCGAGCGGCGCAAGGATAAAATTTTCCGTTTAAAACTGTGAATTTTGTGCAGACTTTTCGTCGTTGGGCTCACCAACAACTCATCCTCCAAATCTTCAATCTGCTCGCCAATCTTTTCCAGAATGACAAAGTAATTATCCACAATAACATCGATTAAACTATAAGCCAGATAGTCCGCCTTCTCTCGGTTAATACGATTTTTTCCGCTTTTGATTCTCTCGCGAATGACATCAAAAACATCGCCGGATTTTTCCTGAAATGTAATCACATAATTTTTTCCCAGAATAATGCTAATCTGCTCATCATCGAAGTTGCCGTCCTGGAATGAAAACATCCGCAGTACAAAATAAAGGTAGGAATCAAATTCCTCCATTTTCGCCCGCTGTTCCAGATGCACAATATCTTCTACAACAAGCGGATGAATTTCAAAATGTTCACCAATTTTTTCAATTACCGCCACATCGTGCAAGCCACAAATATTTATCCAGGTTGTCGACGGCTTATTTTTAAACGGGAAACATTCTTCAACTGTTTTGAACTGATATTCTTCAAACCGATCCTTCTGATAATCGATCACTTCAATTTTTACTTTCTCAATCTTTCTTTCATCAGTATAAATCGGCGTTCCTGGCGGCAAGCCAGCCTTTTTTGAGTGGGGTTTCATTCTTTGGTGTGTCATGGGATGTTCTCTGCTTTTTTGAAATCAACTTTTTTTTGCTCGATAATCCATTTTCATGTATTTGTCGCCACGCCTGAGTTCTTCCAGCATTTGCGCC includes:
- a CDS encoding TlpA family protein disulfide reductase; its protein translation is MKQPQRKLILFFILYFSIGLASLAHSQTKNLKIGDPAPTFVLKSLDGNYVYLRDFCGKLRPPIRLKKQHVIIISFFATWCKPCMKEIPELNKIEARFKNHGLKIFMIDLKEERQIVTKFARERKLPGAILLDKYGMAAKKYGVESLPRLFLIDRNGKLVWKTKGYQE
- the corA gene encoding magnesium/cobalt transporter CorA, with the translated sequence MTHQRMKPHSKKAGLPPGTPIYTDERKIEKVKIEVIDYQKDRFEEYQFKTVEECFPFKNKPSTTWINICGLHDVAVIEKIGEHFEIHPLVVEDIVHLEQRAKMEEFDSYLYFVLRMFSFQDGNFDDEQISIILGKNYVITFQEKSGDVFDVIRERIKSGKNRINREKADYLAYSLIDVIVDNYFVILEKIGEQIEDLEDELLVSPTTKSLHKIHSFKRKILSLRRSVWPLRDVISRFERIESRIVNQSTQIYIRDVYDHTVQIIDTMENYRDILAAMMDIYLSSVSNRMNEIMKVLTIIATIFIPLTFIAGIYGMNFKYMPEVRWHWGYPAALFVMLVIAVIMLVYFRRKKWL